Proteins found in one uncultured Desulfuromonas sp. genomic segment:
- a CDS encoding DUF3365 domain-containing protein translates to MKLNVKLISITGVLFLVFLLCEAWFEFIEIRDFSRQQILEQSRSIRDLMMATRYVYHHQFISSGLPLNDNTLGFLPAHALARISEHFTQLNKKELSFNNVSADPRNIYNRADCIETKVVRYFEENPHQEEYFEKVTTGSRRFYQYATPIWTESYCLRCHGDVNSAPPTISARYTTGFNYHIGDLRGIMSVRIPIEHFNRDVRAQLVSNVPVIMAFLFSLCLLMYWLVQTTIVYRLKGLLRSINFIREGHYDRHVPIDGHDEIADLAKNFERMAQAIELRENRLKQSEQRLENAQRIARIGNWQWHDGRHELFCSDQIYTILECSQDSVLTPRQFIRRVPSSQRQHLFKHLKNSFAAQQFDEFETVITTKSSEPGYVRLRGEFESRHGQLLLSGTLQDITTMKRAKQKIIELNHSLEDKVAQRTAQLQRTNKELEAFSYSVSHDLRAPLRAISGFSQILKEEYSENLSPEARRYLGLVVDNSQMMGTLIDDLLRFSRLNRHKLKKQKIDTEGLVRQVVDELLQESDYTFIHAPEIKIGPLETCYGDPALIKQVFVNLLSNALKFTQKTSYPRIRVTSTRQGDIVTFNITDNGAGFDMQYAEKLFGVFQRLHHQSEFTGTGVGLAIVQRVIGRHQGAIWAQSEPNKGATFSFTLERSIE, encoded by the coding sequence GTGAAACTTAATGTGAAATTGATTTCGATTACAGGCGTTCTTTTTCTCGTCTTCCTTCTTTGTGAAGCGTGGTTTGAATTCATCGAAATACGGGATTTTTCGCGTCAACAGATTCTCGAGCAATCGCGCAGTATTCGCGATTTGATGATGGCGACCCGCTATGTCTATCACCATCAGTTCATCTCCAGTGGCCTACCTCTTAACGATAATACCCTTGGGTTCCTCCCCGCTCATGCATTAGCACGTATATCCGAACATTTTACCCAGCTCAACAAGAAGGAACTCTCATTCAACAACGTCTCAGCCGACCCGCGGAATATCTACAATCGTGCTGACTGCATTGAAACCAAAGTGGTTCGCTATTTTGAAGAAAACCCGCATCAAGAAGAGTATTTTGAAAAAGTGACGACGGGTTCGCGGCGATTTTATCAATACGCAACGCCTATCTGGACGGAAAGCTACTGCCTAAGATGCCATGGCGATGTGAATTCTGCGCCACCGACCATTTCTGCACGCTATACAACCGGGTTTAATTATCATATCGGCGACCTGCGCGGCATTATGAGTGTCCGTATCCCCATAGAACATTTTAACCGCGATGTCAGGGCACAATTAGTGAGCAATGTGCCGGTCATTATGGCGTTCCTCTTCAGCTTGTGTCTGCTGATGTACTGGCTGGTGCAAACCACGATTGTTTACCGATTGAAGGGGCTACTAAGGTCAATCAACTTTATTCGAGAAGGACATTACGACCGTCATGTGCCGATCGATGGTCACGATGAAATCGCAGATCTTGCCAAAAACTTTGAGCGAATGGCACAAGCGATTGAGTTGCGAGAAAATCGCTTAAAACAGAGCGAGCAGCGCCTTGAAAACGCGCAGAGGATTGCCCGAATCGGCAACTGGCAATGGCATGATGGCCGACACGAACTATTTTGCTCTGACCAGATTTACACAATTCTCGAGTGTTCTCAGGATAGCGTCCTGACGCCACGGCAGTTCATCCGAAGAGTGCCCTCCTCGCAGCGACAACATCTTTTTAAGCATCTAAAAAACAGTTTTGCAGCACAACAGTTCGATGAGTTTGAGACCGTTATCACGACCAAAAGCTCTGAACCGGGCTATGTTCGACTTCGTGGTGAGTTCGAGTCACGTCATGGTCAGCTCCTGCTTTCAGGAACGTTGCAGGATATAACAACAATGAAGCGAGCCAAACAGAAAATCATCGAATTAAACCACAGCCTCGAAGATAAAGTGGCTCAGCGTACCGCGCAGCTACAACGGACCAACAAAGAACTTGAAGCGTTCTCTTACTCCGTTTCACACGATTTACGTGCTCCTTTGCGCGCGATAAGCGGTTTTTCACAGATACTTAAAGAAGAATACAGTGAAAACCTGTCGCCTGAAGCAAGGCGTTATCTCGGTCTGGTCGTTGATAACAGCCAAATGATGGGAACCTTGATTGATGATTTGTTGCGCTTCTCGCGGCTGAACCGTCATAAATTGAAAAAACAGAAGATTGACACCGAAGGTCTTGTTCGGCAGGTGGTCGATGAGTTGTTACAGGAGAGTGATTATACATTCATCCATGCACCTGAAATTAAAATAGGCCCACTTGAAACGTGTTACGGTGATCCGGCACTGATCAAACAAGTTTTTGTCAATTTGCTCTCCAATGCCCTTAAATTTACGCAAAAGACCTCTTATCCGCGCATCCGTGTGACATCAACGCGACAAGGGGACATTGTTACTTTCAACATCACCGACAACGGGGCCGGGTTCGATATGCAATATGCGGAAAAACTGTTTGGTGTCTTCCAGCGACTTCATCATCAGAGCGAATTCACCGGTACCGGCGTGGGGTTAGCCATTGTGCAACGTGTTATTGGCAGACATCAAGGAGCCATCTGGGCACAGTCGGAACCAAATAAAGGGGCCACGTTTTCTTTCACCCTGGAAAGGTCTATAGAATAA
- a CDS encoding acetate/propionate family kinase → MIILTLNCRSQTIHYHLFDYPNPIPLTQGYVEGIGTHSTNCILDGAPLLLEDHLDALDYILKSLCHTECGVLNSLSQIRGVGHRVVHGGETYCHSVKIDVEVLHNIRKVERMAPKYNIPSRQTIIAAMELLPDIDHVAIFDTAFHHTMPAKAYMYPLPYEWYEKYRVRRYGFHGSSHLYLARRAAAHLGKPIEQCNLITIHLDLGVSLCAIRNGQSIDTSTGMTPVEGTAQERRCGNIDPGIPGFIMDWEELSPQQIEEVLNEKSGLMGLTGGDCTTRQEVLIKAEQNDPRAHLAAQIEAYRLRKFIGEYLCVLGQCDAIVFSSGQGNFEANVRHRVLDGMDCFNILLDEKKNNQPRCIHSEIKISRPDSAIDVLVIPTDEARVFCEDTAQIVQGIFDPSSRLSYTFDEL, encoded by the coding sequence GTGATTATCCTGACCTTAAACTGTCGCAGCCAGACCATTCATTATCATTTGTTCGATTACCCCAACCCCATACCGTTAACTCAGGGGTATGTCGAAGGAATTGGCACTCATAGCACAAATTGTATTCTTGATGGCGCTCCTCTTTTACTCGAAGACCACCTTGACGCTCTTGATTACATTTTGAAAAGCCTCTGTCACACAGAATGCGGCGTGTTGAACTCTTTATCGCAAATTCGTGGTGTGGGTCATCGTGTTGTTCATGGCGGTGAAACGTATTGCCATTCGGTGAAAATTGATGTCGAAGTTCTCCATAACATCCGTAAAGTTGAGCGCATGGCCCCTAAATACAACATTCCCAGTCGTCAAACGATCATCGCGGCCATGGAATTGTTACCCGATATTGACCATGTTGCCATCTTTGATACGGCCTTTCATCATACCATGCCGGCGAAGGCTTACATGTACCCCCTGCCCTACGAGTGGTATGAAAAATACCGTGTCCGTCGATACGGATTTCACGGAAGCTCCCATCTTTATCTGGCTCGGCGTGCGGCAGCACATCTCGGTAAACCTATTGAGCAATGTAATCTGATCACCATCCATCTCGATCTCGGTGTTTCATTGTGCGCCATTCGCAACGGTCAGTCCATTGATACCAGTACCGGCATGACTCCCGTTGAAGGGACTGCCCAGGAACGTCGCTGCGGCAATATTGACCCGGGCATTCCTGGATTTATCATGGATTGGGAAGAACTCAGTCCGCAACAGATTGAGGAAGTTCTCAATGAAAAAAGTGGCTTGATGGGCCTGACTGGTGGGGACTGTACTACCCGCCAGGAAGTGCTTATCAAAGCTGAACAAAATGATCCACGCGCCCATCTTGCCGCACAGATCGAAGCCTATCGGTTACGGAAATTTATTGGTGAATACCTCTGTGTCCTCGGTCAATGCGATGCGATTGTCTTTTCCTCCGGTCAAGGCAACTTTGAGGCAAACGTCCGTCATCGTGTTCTCGACGGAATGGACTGCTTCAACATCCTGCTTGATGAGAAAAAGAATAATCAGCCGCGCTGTATTCACAGCGAAATCAAAATCAGTCGTCCGGATTCCGCCATTGACGTGCTGGTTATCCCAACAGATGAAGCCCGTGTCTTTTGTGAAGACACGGCTCAAATCGTTCAAGGCATCTTTGATCCGTCAAGTCGTCTTAGCTACACCTTCGACGAGCTGTAA
- a CDS encoding MBL fold metallo-hydrolase, giving the protein MNVRQLKCIYLDQPRLEGFRNFISSWYIETDGFRAVVDPGPLSTIPVLVNALRELQVESIDYILLTHIHIDHAGGTGELLKYFPKAQVICHQSGIKHMIYPEKLWEGSLQVLGETAEVYGEIIPVPSQSISYASDVGNTGIRVYETPGHAPHHVCYGYEDLVFGGEIAGVHIPVDSGRYMRPATPPRFIYEVARDSIDKMIAVQPRYLIIAHHGLVEPAVSYLETAREQLKLWVRAVAVTDHIIEKQRDEVIYDWLLNNDPAFSAIEQLEADIYARERYFMSNSLRGIQHYYEALPPDRQQAWKDDPA; this is encoded by the coding sequence ATGAATGTCAGGCAGTTAAAATGTATCTACCTGGACCAACCTCGTTTGGAAGGGTTTCGGAATTTTATCAGTAGTTGGTATATCGAAACTGACGGATTCCGTGCGGTGGTCGATCCGGGACCGTTGTCGACTATTCCGGTTCTGGTAAATGCCTTGAGAGAGCTTCAGGTGGAATCGATCGATTATATCCTGTTGACTCATATCCATATTGATCACGCCGGTGGGACCGGTGAGTTGCTCAAGTATTTTCCAAAAGCTCAAGTCATTTGTCACCAAAGTGGTATTAAACATATGATTTATCCAGAAAAACTCTGGGAGGGGTCGCTGCAGGTTTTGGGTGAAACTGCCGAGGTTTACGGAGAAATCATTCCGGTGCCATCACAATCAATATCCTACGCGTCTGACGTTGGCAACACTGGTATTCGCGTGTATGAGACACCGGGGCATGCGCCACATCATGTCTGTTACGGCTATGAAGACTTAGTCTTTGGCGGAGAGATTGCTGGCGTGCATATTCCGGTTGACTCCGGGCGTTATATGCGTCCGGCAACACCGCCACGCTTTATCTACGAAGTTGCCAGAGACTCGATCGATAAAATGATTGCCGTGCAGCCACGCTATCTTATCATCGCTCATCACGGGCTTGTTGAACCGGCTGTCAGCTATCTCGAAACGGCCCGCGAACAATTAAAATTGTGGGTGCGAGCGGTGGCGGTTACTGATCATATTATTGAAAAACAACGTGACGAGGTAATTTATGATTGGCTGCTGAATAATGACCCTGCATTTTCTGCCATAGAACAGCTAGAAGCTGATATTTATGCTCGGGAACGTTATTTTATGAGCAATTCGTTGCGTGGTATTCAGCACTATTATGAAGCCTTACCGCCGGACCGGCAACAAGCCTGGAAAGACGATCCAGCGTAA
- a CDS encoding methyltransferase, with the protein MSQISVPQGQWDLSRYPARIDDPLRAWDAADEFILNELHDQNLPHPSQRLLIVNDSFGALSCCLHSYAPTLVSDSCLTYQGLLNNLKSNRIAQDCITFFDSLTTPPGHYDIVLIKVPKSLALLEDQLIRLRPVIKPESVVIGAAMVKHLSATAIELFEKILGPTHTSLARKKARLIFSCFDTERTFTPLPPANLSLPEFQLDLVQHPGVFSMNKLDLGSRLVLEQRHLLPQAETIIDLGCGNGVLGIAAARQQPDAQLIFVDESYRAIDSARINFETIFGPRAARFEVIDCLKGMDRDSVDLIINNPPFHQQQVVGDQVAWQMFRQARQVLKRSGQLWVVGNRHLGYHTKLKRLFGNCKLVASTHKFVLLTATKS; encoded by the coding sequence ATGAGTCAAATCAGTGTTCCTCAGGGACAATGGGACCTTTCTCGCTATCCGGCGCGTATCGATGACCCGTTACGCGCCTGGGATGCTGCGGACGAATTCATCCTCAACGAGTTACACGATCAGAACTTGCCACATCCATCGCAACGTCTACTGATCGTCAACGACTCTTTTGGTGCGCTGAGTTGTTGCCTGCACTCCTATGCACCGACTTTGGTCAGCGATTCATGTCTAACGTACCAGGGGCTGTTAAATAATCTGAAAAGTAACCGGATAGCTCAGGACTGCATCACGTTTTTTGACAGCTTAACCACCCCGCCAGGCCACTATGACATTGTCCTGATCAAGGTTCCCAAAAGCCTTGCCTTACTTGAAGATCAACTGATTCGGCTACGTCCGGTGATCAAACCAGAGTCAGTGGTCATTGGTGCTGCAATGGTCAAACATCTCAGTGCCACGGCAATTGAATTGTTCGAAAAAATACTGGGACCAACTCATACGTCCCTTGCCCGAAAAAAAGCGCGTTTGATCTTCAGCTGCTTCGATACGGAACGCACTTTTACGCCCTTGCCGCCAGCCAACCTTTCTTTGCCGGAATTTCAGCTCGACCTTGTACAACACCCCGGCGTTTTCTCAATGAACAAGCTCGACCTGGGAAGCCGTCTGGTTCTTGAACAACGTCATTTACTGCCTCAGGCCGAGACAATTATCGATCTGGGGTGTGGCAATGGTGTCCTCGGCATTGCCGCAGCACGACAGCAGCCGGACGCGCAACTAATCTTTGTTGACGAATCGTATCGGGCCATCGACTCTGCCCGAATCAATTTCGAAACAATTTTTGGCCCGCGCGCTGCCCGCTTTGAGGTAATCGATTGCCTGAAGGGAATGGATCGAGACAGTGTCGATCTGATCATCAATAATCCCCCGTTTCACCAACAACAGGTTGTCGGTGATCAGGTGGCCTGGCAGATGTTTCGTCAGGCGCGCCAAGTGCTGAAACGCTCCGGGCAGCTCTGGGTTGTCGGTAATCGCCACCTCGGTTACCATACCAAACTCAAGCGTCTATTCGGTAACTGCAAACTTGTGGCCAGCACGCACAAATTTGTGTTGTTAACAGCCACAAAATCCTGA